Proteins found in one Melospiza melodia melodia isolate bMelMel2 unplaced genomic scaffold, bMelMel2.pri scaffold_282, whole genome shotgun sequence genomic segment:
- the LOC134433974 gene encoding B-cell lymphoma 3 protein homolog, with amino-acid sequence MCPDRLGRTCAHLACGSHLAGGGGATAGPRPRVLRELLRGPGGGAVDLQARDYEGLTPLHVAVASGSRESVLLLLEHGADVDAGDIKSGRSPLLHAVENDSLEMAELLLQHGASVNAQSYAGCTALHAAAGRGLLRLLRLLLRCGADCGLRNLHNDTAAAVAVSAQVGKSQICINLHKLECV; translated from the exons ATGTGCCCGGACCGCCTGGGCCGCACATGCGCACACCTCGCCTGCGGCTCCCACCTGgccggagggggcggggccacggCCGGGCCACGCCCCCGCGTCCTGCGCGAGCTCCTGAGGGGCCCCGGGGGCGGGGCCGTCGATCTGCAGGCGCGGGATTATGAGG GTCTGACCCCCCTACACGTGGCCGTGGCCTCGGGCTCCCGCGAGAgcgtcctgctgctgctggagcacggGGCTGATGTCGATGCCGGG GACATCAAGAGCGGGCGCTCGCCGCTGCTGCACGCGGTGGAGAACGACAGCCTGGAGATGGCCGagctcctgctccag CACGGTGCCAGCGTCAACGCGCAGTCCTACGCCGGCTGCACCGCCCTGCACGCGGCCGCGGGCCGGgggctgctgcggctgctgcggCTCCTCCTGCGCTGCGGCGCCGACTGCGGCCTCAGGAACCTGCACAACGACACGGCTGCGGCCGTGGCCGTCAGCGCCCAGGTGGGAAAATCACAAATTTGCATAAATTTGCATAAATTAGAATGTGTTTAG